In Phormidium yuhuli AB48, one genomic interval encodes:
- a CDS encoding polysaccharide deacetylase family protein: MNLLKGITDFLSRWMFPQPNPQRVSQIAMVLLTLALGANGLEALRPQTYAPKLLPLEVAPVEQTVSQHTDISLARIERLKHNTKQQIERDRLPPDIEHHVPAAYQGQIVRSLPLAPGDRAIALTFDDGPGPYTAPILDILREQNIRASFFVLGRVLSTYPELLQRIVADGHILGNHTWSHPYLVKSHALANQEIEQTAELIYQYTRVRTQLFRPPGGFLNNALTPYAAAQNYAITLWSVDSSDYVLPREGIIERVVNGIHPGAIVLLHDGGGPRHHTVAALPVIIKQLREQGYEFVTVTELMERSQAAATRASESAHHIPVSQPPQ, translated from the coding sequence ATGAACCTGTTGAAGGGCATTACCGATTTCCTAAGCCGCTGGATGTTCCCCCAGCCAAATCCTCAGCGGGTGAGTCAGATTGCGATGGTGTTGCTCACCTTAGCCCTAGGTGCTAATGGCTTAGAGGCATTACGTCCACAGACCTATGCTCCCAAACTGTTGCCCTTAGAGGTGGCCCCCGTCGAACAGACCGTCAGCCAACATACCGACATCTCCCTGGCCCGCATTGAACGCCTGAAACACAATACCAAACAGCAAATCGAACGCGATCGCCTTCCCCCTGATATTGAACATCACGTTCCCGCCGCCTATCAGGGGCAAATTGTGCGATCGCTGCCCCTGGCCCCCGGTGATCGGGCCATTGCCCTAACCTTCGACGATGGCCCCGGACCCTACACCGCCCCAATTCTCGATATCTTGCGCGAGCAGAATATCCGGGCTAGCTTTTTCGTTCTAGGACGAGTTCTGTCCACCTATCCCGAACTCTTACAACGCATTGTGGCCGACGGTCATATCCTAGGCAATCATACCTGGTCCCATCCCTACCTCGTCAAAAGTCACGCCTTGGCCAATCAAGAAATCGAGCAAACAGCAGAGTTGATTTATCAATACACCCGCGTTCGCACCCAACTGTTCCGCCCTCCCGGCGGCTTTCTCAACAATGCCCTCACCCCCTACGCCGCCGCCCAAAACTACGCCATCACCCTGTGGTCTGTGGACAGTTCCGACTACGTTCTCCCCCGTGAAGGCATTATCGAGCGCGTGGTCAATGGCATTCATCCAGGGGCGATCGTTCTCCTCCATGATGGGGGCGGTCCTCGTCATCACACCGTAGCCGCCTTACCCGTCATTATCAAGCAATTGCGAGAACAAGGCTATGAATTTGTCACCGTCACGGAGTTAATGGAACGCTCCCAGGCCGCCGCCACCCGAGCCTCAGAGTCGGCCCATCACATCCCAGTTTCACAACCC